CAAGCACTCGCGGATTTGCTGACAATACGAGAACATTTCGACTCATTCGACGTGCAGGCCGCGTGGGTCGGAGACGGAAACAATGTCGCTCAATCGTTCGTTATCGGATGCGCGATGGTCGGCATCGATCTCACAGTCGCTCATCCCGAAGGCTACGGAATCGACGACAGCGTCATCGACCGTGCAAATCAGTTCGACGGACCTAACGTCACGGTAACGAATGACCCAACTAAAGCTGTAGCTGACGCCGACGTGGTGTACACCGACGTCTGGGTGAGCATGGGACAGGAAAAAGAGCGTGACGAGAAGTTACAGGCGTTTGAAGGATTTCAGGTTAACGAGGAACTCCTCGATGAACAAGCGGTGCTGCACTGCCTCCCGGCACATAGAGGAGAAGAGATCACCGGCGCGGTAATCGAAAGCGATCACGCACTCGTCTGGGACCAAGCCGAAAACCGGCTCCACGCACAGAAGGCTCTGTTAACAAAACTACTGTCGTAATTTTCGAAAATTCAATCGAAACAAGAGACAATATGAGACACTGGGAGCCGCGTACACCACATTGCATTGCACCGAATCGAATTGTAATAGACGGCGCTACGCTTTGGATTAGTAGCGTCTGTGGGTGTCGTAGTGTCTGTGTTATCTGATTCCGATTTGTTCTCTCAGTTCCTCCGAGTTGTTGAGCATTACGCGCACGCCGTTTTCCCAGAAGAGTTTATTCGGTTCTAATTGTTCCCCGTATCGTTGGTAGAAAACATCATCGAGTTCGTCGTACAACGAAATGACTTCGTCGACGAGATCGTCTGGAATTCGCATTTTCACGGTTGTGCTGTGCTCTTCCGTTTCCGGATCCGACGGCAGACCGATCGTTCCACGCACCACAACGTGGCCGTGGCCATTTTCACGGGCATCGTTTACCCAGACAAATTCGCTCGAATCAGAGTCGTCCTCAACCATCACCTACAAAGTGGAAACTAATGTAAATATACCTTGGGTGTTACAGAGACGCAAGGAGAGTTTTCACAGCTATAGCCGTGGGATAAATCTACTAGGACCGAACGTGGTGGTGTCGATTGCGAATCTGATAGTCGTTAGCCCAACTCTTTCATAAACAGACCCATATGATTTTTCATAGATATAGTTCTATGTATGAAGAGAACGAATCCAGAGAATCTCAGTCAAAATCATATTCTATCCGTAATTTCTGTGTACAAGACCTGAGTCGTCCGCTGGCACGAACGCTTTTTGTGAGCGAGCGCACAACGGACAAGATGCGATGGATACCGACACTCACGCCGAGGAACTTGCCTCCGACCTCGGTGTCGACAAAGAGGAGGTCGCAGCGGATCTCGAAAATCTCATCGATTATGATGTTCCACTCGACGAAGCAAAACAAAGCCTCCGACGGAAGTACGGCAGCGGCGGTGGTGGCGGCAGCACTTCCCCGACGGCCGTCGATATCAGCGACATTACGACAGACGATACAAGCGTCACAGTAACCACTCGTGTCCTGACCGTTGGGAAGCGAACCATCAGATACAGCGGCGATGACTTCACCATTTCGGAGGGTGAACTCGCCGATAAAACTGGGACGATATCGTACACCGCGTGGGAGGATTTCGGTCTTTCATCGGGAGATACGATTACCATCGGCAACGCGGGCGTCCGCGAGTGGGACGGTGAACCAGAACTCAATCTTGGAGAGAACACATCAGTTACCACTGCCGAAGAATCGCTCGACGTACCGTACGCGGTCGGTGGGAAGCGATCGCTCGTCGATCTCTCTCCTGGTGATCGAGGGATCACACTCGAAGTCACCGTGAGTGAACTCGAAGAGCGGACGATCGATGGCCGCGACGGTCCGACAGACATCCTGAGTGGTGTGCTCGCGGACGAAACGACTCGCCTCCCGTTCACCGATTGGGAGCCACACGACGAGATCGAACCCGGCGCGTCGATCCGGCTTGAAGACTGTTACATCCGCGAGTTCCGAGGGGTCCCATCTGTGAATCTCTCTGAATTCACAACAGTCACACCGATGGATCGGACAATTGAAAAGACCGAAACGGCACCGAAAAAGCAGATTGGAGCGGCTGTCGCCGACGGAGGTATGTTCGACATCGAACTCACAGGGAGCGTGCTCGCGGTCCGTGACGGTTCTGGACTCATTCAACGCTGTCCAGAGTGTAACCGCGTCATTCAGAACGGGCAGTGTCGAAGCCACGGCGATGTCGACGGCCTCGATGATCTCCGTGTGAAAGCGATTCTCGATGACGGGACCGGGACAGTGACTGTTGTGCTCGACCGAGAACTAACAGAGCGCGTCTACGGGGGGACACTTGAGGATGCACTTACCAGTGCCCGCGATGCAATGGACAAAGCAGTCGTGGCCGCTTCGATCGCATCAGATATCGTCGGAAAGCGACACCGCGTTCGCGGCTCACTCAGCGTCGATGAGTACGGCGCAAATCTCGATGCGACCGAGTTTGAGACCGTTACCAAAGAACCAACAAAGCGTGCTCGTGCCCTTCTCGCGGAGGTGGACGGATGAGCGAGCGTAACCGCAGTAGTAGTAGTGGTAGTGGTAGTGGTGCCTCCAGTAATCGCGAGGTCGCGTATCGTCTGTTTGCGGCAGAGTGCAACGATGCGAGCCATTCGTACTCCGAAAGCGACGAGGAACGGGCTCCGAACTACGTGGTCACCCCAACTGGTGCGCGAGTCAACCGACTGTTCGTCATCGGTGTTCTGACAGAAGTTACACAGGCTGGTGATAGCATGCTTCGTGCACGGATAGCAGATCCGACCGGCGCGTTCGTCGTCTACGCCGGGCAGTATCAACCCGACGCAATGGCGTTTCTCGATGGCATGGAGCCACCAGCGTTCGTGGCCGTCACTGGAAAGGCCCGGACGTTCCAGCCCGAAGACTCAGACATCGTATACACTTCCATTCGACCGGAGGAAATGAATGAGGTCGATAGCAATACGCGCGACCGCTGGACGGTCTCAACGACCAAACGAACGCTCGAACGGATCGCAACCACCGCTGCTGCGCTCGATACCGGACAGACGGGCGAGGAACTCCACAACACACTCCGCGAGAATGGAGTCGATCCGAGTCTCGCAGCCGGAATCCCGATCGCTATCGATTACTACGACACGACAGCAGCGTATCTCGCAGACGTTCAACGCCTCGCACTCGATGCGACACGTCTCGTTGCGGGCGAGATCGACACAGTCGACAGCCTCGAGCTGGCACCCGGACAAGGGGATGGACCGATCAAACCGGCACTCGACGTGGACGAACTCTCGATCGTGACAGACGAGAAAGTGAAATCAAAATCCAGCCCGGAATCAGAACCAAATTCAGAGCCAGAGCCAGAGTCGGAGCCGGAGCCGGATATTCCAGATCAAACACCGGCTGAGGACGACAGTGATTCCCCAGCGTCTGCTGAAGATCGTACGGCCACGACAACAGAGCGAGAACGAACGGAGCAGTCTCCAGCTCAATCCACAGAGGAACCGACAAACGCGGACGTCGAAACCGAGGCAAAGACAGACACAGACGCTGAGACTGAAGCTGATACAGACGCGGACAGAGAGACAGCCGACGTCACAATAGAAGAGGCAGACGAATTCGATTCCGAAGAGTATGATCCTGAGGAGTTCGATCCCGAGGAGTTCGAACTCGACGAAGAAACCCGACGAGAAGTCGAGGAAGAGTTCGGAACCGAGTTCTCGACCGCCGCTGAGGTCGATGCCCCTGGTGAGGCGGGGATCGAAACGAGCGAACCAGATATACCGGATGTGACAGAATCCGACGAAGCAGCTCCCGAATCGGGCGAAACACAAACAGAAGCGGAACCCACGTTCGATGACCTCTCCGATGAGTCCGATATCGATGAGGAAACGACCGCCGAGACAGCATCGACGACCGACGCCGAACCAGAACCAGAATCCGAGCCAGAACCAGAACCAGAATCCGAGCCAGAACCAGAACTAGAATTTGAATCGGAATCTGATTCAGAGCCAGCGTCGGAATCAGAACCTGACGAGGAGATAGACATCGAGTCGTTGTTACTTGATCTGATGCACGATTTCGATGACGGTGA
The nucleotide sequence above comes from Halocatena marina. Encoded proteins:
- the argF gene encoding ornithine carbamoyltransferase, whose translation is MTMTQHFLDVDDLSREELDDVLDDAEALKSQETGDDDNHAPLPDKTLAMLFEKPSTRTRVSFETGMTQLGGHAIFLGPDDTQLGRGEPLSDTARTLSRYVDGIMVRVFNHADAVELAEYASVPIVNGLTDDAHPCQALADLLTIREHFDSFDVQAAWVGDGNNVAQSFVIGCAMVGIDLTVAHPEGYGIDDSVIDRANQFDGPNVTVTNDPTKAVADADVVYTDVWVSMGQEKERDEKLQAFEGFQVNEELLDEQAVLHCLPAHRGEEITGAVIESDHALVWDQAENRLHAQKALLTKLLS
- a CDS encoding Single-stranded DNA binding protein, whose amino-acid sequence is MDTDTHAEELASDLGVDKEEVAADLENLIDYDVPLDEAKQSLRRKYGSGGGGGSTSPTAVDISDITTDDTSVTVTTRVLTVGKRTIRYSGDDFTISEGELADKTGTISYTAWEDFGLSSGDTITIGNAGVREWDGEPELNLGENTSVTTAEESLDVPYAVGGKRSLVDLSPGDRGITLEVTVSELEERTIDGRDGPTDILSGVLADETTRLPFTDWEPHDEIEPGASIRLEDCYIREFRGVPSVNLSEFTTVTPMDRTIEKTETAPKKQIGAAVADGGMFDIELTGSVLAVRDGSGLIQRCPECNRVIQNGQCRSHGDVDGLDDLRVKAILDDGTGTVTVVLDRELTERVYGGTLEDALTSARDAMDKAVVAASIASDIVGKRHRVRGSLSVDEYGANLDATEFETVTKEPTKRARALLAEVDG